TTTTGCGCGTAACCATCTTGCGCCCTAGGCTTATCCTTGCCATAGCGAGGACGCCCTTGGCCCTCGTTACGTTTCATCGCCTCATAATCTGCCGTCGCCTTGGCTCGCATCTCGGCAACAAGCTCAAGGGTCAATTCTTCTGGCTTACGCGGCACGATACCATCGCCAAAACCACGCTCTCTGGGTTTGAGTTCAAATTGCGCCGAACTTCCCTTAGGCATACGTTTGAAACGATAAAGATAGAAGCCCTCTACCCGCTCTCTTGCCCACTCAGTCTTCTTAAAAAACTTAAGGCATGACGCCATAGTCGGATTAATATTGAAACACTCTAAACGCAGGGCAGCGTATAAAATCTTCCAATCGTAAAACGCCACTAACTCGGTGAGCATAGTGTCTAAGCTTAAGCCATGTAATGGGTTGTTCTGTTGCTGTTCAATCATGGGGTATCCAACTTGCAATTTGGGTCTCTAAGCTCTAACCACTCACTCTACATCTCACTCTAAGAGATAGATATTCATATCAAGAGCCATTCAATGGCTTAATAATAACAAGAAACTCAGCCAGACAGGTATAACTAAATGACTTTCTTGTCATGACTTTCTTGCCATTAAGGACATTGTTTACACTGCAGGCTTGAGCGACTAATTGATCACCAGATAAAAGCCTGCCAATAATAGAGTACTAAAACAGATCATAGTTCGTTTATTACCTGTAGCATACATACCTTAAGTACAGCCAACACAGGTTACTAGGTCAATGCAGGCAAATATTTGCTACCTTGATGTTATCTGCATAACTTAGCAGCCAGCTATTTAGCGGGCTAACTTTTACTCAGCCTCCTTACATACGTTTCCCCCAAACAAGCTAAAACTCTTAGATAATAGAGCGCTAGTTCAGATATGAATGACATAAAAAATCGAATAACAAGCGCTCTGAAAGCGCAATCCCTCCTTTAAAAATCAAGGCCCAGTAGTCTCAATTGATAAAAAGCCAAGGCACTAAAAGAATCAACTCCTTGTTAAGCAGACCAATCCATACTCTGGGGACGGTAAACTCGCTAGCGCTATGATGACAAAGGCATGATCTCGATAGCTCTGCTAAGTTATCGATAACATCAAGTTGGTTATTTATCTTGTTAATACTCTGGATTCTGGGTGCGATTTAAAACATATTATTGAGCGCAATACCTAAACCAAAACGAGTTTGGCTGTGATTATAATCGATCAGGCTATCACCATAACCGTTGAAGAAGGTCACATAGCCTTTCAGCTTGCCATACAATGGAGTTGTGAGGTTAACCTGCACCGCACCATTACTGGTTGAAAAGTTCTGACGTACTTTTACACTCAACTCATAATCACCGAAATCGTAACCCATGCCATATTCGGCATGCCCCATGTAATCAGCAATATCCGGGTTGTCATCGCCACCGGGATCTAGCGGGTCAGTTTTAGTATCCTCAGGTAAACGATACCAAGGTCTGACGTACCATACCCACTCCTCTTTCTCAAAAATCAATTCAGCGAAAACACGATTCCATGAACGAGATACTGGCCCAGAGCGACCATTCGATTGGTGCTCTACACCAAACATAAAGCCAGTATTGCTCTCATAGGGGTGCCAATCTAACGGCATCACATAAAACAGCTCAGGTTTGTAATTAGTTTCTCTAAATGGACTGGAAATATCGTCGGCATAAACCTGCCACCAAGCCTCAATGGTAAATGCGCCGTAGATCCTATCGCCTTCTACGAATAAAGAATTGTAGGTGAGAGGAAATTTAAGGCTCAATTGAAATTTTGCCTCAACATTCTTTAGGCCATCATTGAAGGCTTGCTCGCTAAGATATGCATCTGGATTAATCTCATTAGTGCTGTAAACCGGTAAGATATAATTCATTTTATGGGGCGTGAGCACAAAATCAGACTGCTCACTCTGCCTCTCTTGAACAATCCGCCTAGTGAGTGGTCCGGCTTTGATTTCTTTGCCAAATAAAGTAATAGTATCATCACGCGCTATAGAGGCTTCGGCCTTACAAATCCCCCTTATCTCACCGAGCGTCAACTCATCGGTGCCAATTTCAACCTGATGAGCAATACAGTCGTTCATTGAAGCGGCTTGAACCTGACTTATGCTACCGAGTAATAAAGATGCTATCCCTAAAAACTTGTAATTTAAACCTGCCAAAATAAGTTCCATATCATTGTTGATGACTGCACAGAATTAATGCACTTCCCACCGAAAAACAGCTTAAAAACCGCCTTCCCTACCTTAGATATAAGGCGTTAAAAGAGAGTGAAAACGCTATATATGTAGTGTGCATACTAAGTTAAGTTACAATACTTTCCAACAAGCCCGCAAAAATTTAACCTTCCATCAGCTAGGCTAACAAGCCGCACTCAATGGTCTTACTTCAAACCATTAGCATACTCGTCTATAAGTAAATTCAAGCATCCAGGATTTAATAGCTGAGTCAGAGCCATTTTCCTGCACTTTTATTGGCTAAATTAAATCCGATCCCTTTATCTATATGGCCAAGCCTAATCTTGCCCTGTATCATACGCGGCAGACTTTTAAGATGAAGATAAACAAGATGAGCAATGCCAACAAGCCAGCCACCAATGCGCTGCTAAAACAGGCCCACAACAACATGCCTATGGGCGTGGCCGATAGCTACCGTTACTGGGGTGAAGAAAACACTGTATTCGTTAAAAGCAGCCTGGGCTGTACGATTACCGATGCTGACGACCAGAAATTTATCGATTTCCGCCTCGCTTACGGGCCTATTATCTTGGGCTATCGCGATACCAGAGTCGATCAAGAAGTCATTGCTGCCATCACAGAGCGTGGCACCATTTCAGGTTTCTCAACCGATCTTGATTCTCAGGTAGTCGAACTGATGAAGCAGATGTGTCCGAACATAGAGAAGATACGTTTTGCCAACTCGGGTACGGAAGCTGTAATTGGCGCGGTACGTACCGCCCGTGGTTTTACCGGTCGCAATAAAATTGTGGTGGTTGAAGGCGGTTTTCATGGTCTATACGACGAGATGATGTGGAAATCAGATGTCGATAATTGGGACAGTGACACCCAAGCAGCGCCCAAGATTACCGCTTTTGGCTGTGGTATCCCTGAAGCGAGTCGTGAGCATCTGGAAACAGTGCCGCTCAATGATTTTGCCGCTATTGATGAAGTCTTTGCTCGTGTCGGCGA
This portion of the Shewanella violacea DSS12 genome encodes:
- a CDS encoding VF530 family protein, yielding MIEQQQNNPLHGLSLDTMLTELVAFYDWKILYAALRLECFNINPTMASCLKFFKKTEWARERVEGFYLYRFKRMPKGSSAQFELKPRERGFGDGIVPRKPEELTLELVAEMRAKATADYEAMKRNEGQGRPRYGKDKPRAQDGYAQNKRTNTNKPAPSQDPTNPWGK
- a CDS encoding phospholipase A; protein product: MELILAGLNYKFLGIASLLLGSISQVQAASMNDCIAHQVEIGTDELTLGEIRGICKAEASIARDDTITLFGKEIKAGPLTRRIVQERQSEQSDFVLTPHKMNYILPVYSTNEINPDAYLSEQAFNDGLKNVEAKFQLSLKFPLTYNSLFVEGDRIYGAFTIEAWWQVYADDISSPFRETNYKPELFYVMPLDWHPYESNTGFMFGVEHQSNGRSGPVSRSWNRVFAELIFEKEEWVWYVRPWYRLPEDTKTDPLDPGGDDNPDIADYMGHAEYGMGYDFGDYELSVKVRQNFSTSNGAVQVNLTTPLYGKLKGYVTFFNGYGDSLIDYNHSQTRFGLGIALNNMF